The Nitrogeniibacter aestuarii genome has a window encoding:
- the rsxA gene encoding electron transport complex subunit RsxA, with protein sequence MSSYLFVILGAVLVNNVVLVRILGLCPFMGVSKKLETAIGMGAATTFVLTLGSGTSYLIDHYLLVPNDLVYLRTLSFIVVIAAIVQLTELVIHKTSPLLHQVLGIYLPLITTNCAVLGVPLLNVGLRHNLLESLLFGFGSSIGFTLALILFAGIRERLDGADVPLPFKGTAIAMITAGLMSLAFMGFAGLDRYQ encoded by the coding sequence ATGAGCAGTTATCTTTTCGTCATTCTCGGCGCCGTTCTGGTGAACAACGTGGTGCTGGTCCGCATTCTGGGCCTGTGTCCGTTCATGGGTGTCTCCAAAAAGCTCGAAACCGCCATTGGCATGGGGGCAGCGACAACATTCGTGCTCACCCTGGGCAGCGGTACGAGTTACCTGATCGACCACTATCTGCTGGTGCCGAACGATCTGGTTTATCTGCGCACGCTGTCCTTCATCGTGGTTATTGCCGCCATTGTCCAGCTGACCGAGCTGGTCATTCACAAGACCAGCCCGCTACTGCATCAGGTGCTTGGCATCTACCTGCCGTTGATTACCACCAACTGCGCGGTGCTCGGTGTGCCCTTGCTCAATGTGGGCCTGCGACACAACCTGCTCGAATCCCTGCTGTTCGGCTTTGGCAGCTCGATCGGCTTCACGCTGGCGCTGATCCTCTTCGCCGGCATCCGCGAGCGCCTCGACGGCGCCGACGTGCCGCTGCCGTTCAAGGGCACCGCCATCGCCATGATCACCGCCGGCCTCATGAGCCTTGCCTTCATGGGCTTTGCCGGCCTGGACCGCTACCAGTGA
- the rsxB gene encoding electron transport complex subunit RsxB, translating into MLTAIIVMAGIAIVLGGALGFAAIRFKVEGDPLVDKIDEILPQTQCGQCGFPGCRPYAEAIANGEADINQCPPGGEEGIRHLADLLGREFKPLDEEHGVEKPKSVALIDEETCIGCTLCIQACPVDAIVGAAKQMHTVIEKECTGCELCLAPCPVDCITMEPLPETVKNWKWRYPVIKLKEVA; encoded by the coding sequence ATGCTGACCGCCATCATCGTCATGGCCGGCATCGCCATCGTGCTCGGTGGCGCACTCGGTTTTGCCGCCATCCGCTTCAAGGTCGAAGGCGACCCGCTGGTGGACAAGATCGATGAGATCCTGCCCCAGACCCAGTGTGGCCAGTGCGGCTTCCCCGGTTGCCGGCCCTATGCCGAGGCCATCGCCAACGGCGAGGCCGACATCAACCAGTGCCCGCCGGGCGGTGAAGAGGGCATCCGTCACCTGGCCGATCTGCTCGGGCGCGAGTTCAAACCCCTGGATGAAGAACACGGTGTCGAAAAGCCCAAATCCGTCGCGCTGATTGACGAAGAGACCTGCATCGGCTGCACCTTGTGCATCCAGGCCTGTCCGGTCGATGCCATTGTGGGCGCCGCCAAGCAGATGCACACCGTGATCGAAAAGGAATGCACCGGCTGCGAACTGTGCCTGGCGCCCTGCCCGGTCGATTGCATCACCATGGAGCCGCTGCCCGAAACGGTCAAGAACTGGAAGTGGCGTTACCCGGTCATCAAGCTCAAGGAGGTTGCATGA
- the rsxC gene encoding electron transport complex subunit RsxC yields MIAGLFKFNGGVKPDTHKNESAQTPIRTAPMPARLFVPLRQSARTTARCIVQPGQKVLKGERIGVPDEFLGTAIHAPTSGTVIGVELHTMAHASGLGTRCVIIEADGEDRWIDHHGFDKVDATREDKLAWLRDCGVVGLGGATFPSHIKAGRGTGIDTLVLNGAECEPWITCDDRLMREQPADILAGALILQELVGATRIVVGIEDNKPEAIEAMRAAVKDTDGDITVTAIPSIYPAGGEKQLIRVLTGIEIPHGKLGADFGVQCFNVGTARAVYRAMAFGEPLISRVVTLTGNVEQPGNVDALIGTPVTDLIAQARPKADTNRTLLGGPMMGFELPAQDVPLGKGINCLIACSPSLFPPPPPEMNCIRCGACARACPADLQPFELYWFSRAKNFGKAQEYHLFDCIECGCCAYVCPSHIRLVDYYRFSKSEIWAREREKAAADAARDRFEFRNERQEREKREKAERLAAKAAATKAKLAEEAKAKEGESGADTGAKAGEDDAKAALIKAALERAKQQKAQVQAKNTDNLPPGVEAQIAEAEARRQAELAPEVPAQDTPPDAPEKQ; encoded by the coding sequence ATGATCGCCGGGCTCTTCAAGTTCAATGGCGGCGTCAAACCCGATACGCACAAGAACGAATCGGCGCAGACACCGATTCGCACGGCACCGATGCCGGCCCGGCTCTTCGTGCCCTTGCGCCAGAGTGCTCGAACGACCGCACGCTGCATTGTCCAGCCGGGCCAGAAGGTCCTCAAAGGCGAGCGCATCGGCGTACCCGACGAATTCCTCGGTACCGCCATCCATGCGCCCACTTCGGGAACGGTCATCGGCGTTGAACTGCACACCATGGCCCACGCCTCGGGGCTGGGCACTCGCTGCGTCATCATCGAAGCCGACGGCGAAGATCGCTGGATCGATCACCATGGCTTCGACAAGGTCGATGCCACCCGCGAGGACAAACTCGCCTGGCTGCGCGACTGCGGCGTGGTGGGCCTCGGGGGGGCGACCTTCCCGAGCCATATCAAGGCCGGACGCGGTACGGGCATCGATACCCTGGTGCTCAACGGGGCCGAGTGCGAACCCTGGATCACCTGCGATGACCGCCTCATGCGCGAACAGCCCGCCGACATTCTCGCCGGCGCACTGATCCTGCAGGAACTGGTCGGTGCCACCCGCATTGTCGTCGGTATCGAGGACAACAAGCCCGAAGCCATCGAGGCAATGCGCGCCGCAGTGAAAGACACCGACGGCGACATCACCGTGACGGCCATCCCGTCGATTTACCCGGCGGGTGGCGAAAAGCAGCTCATTCGTGTGCTTACCGGCATCGAGATCCCCCACGGCAAACTGGGGGCGGACTTTGGCGTGCAGTGTTTCAACGTGGGCACGGCCCGGGCGGTTTATCGCGCCATGGCCTTCGGTGAGCCGCTGATCTCCCGTGTCGTCACGCTCACCGGCAATGTCGAGCAACCGGGCAATGTGGACGCGCTCATCGGCACGCCGGTGACGGACCTGATCGCCCAGGCGCGCCCCAAGGCCGATACCAACCGCACCCTGCTGGGCGGGCCCATGATGGGCTTCGAGTTACCGGCGCAGGACGTCCCGCTGGGCAAGGGCATCAACTGTCTGATTGCCTGCTCGCCGTCACTCTTCCCGCCACCGCCGCCCGAAATGAACTGCATTCGTTGCGGTGCCTGCGCGCGCGCCTGCCCGGCCGATCTTCAGCCGTTCGAGCTGTACTGGTTCTCGCGCGCGAAGAACTTCGGCAAGGCCCAGGAATATCACCTGTTCGACTGCATCGAGTGCGGTTGCTGTGCCTATGTGTGCCCGTCCCACATCCGGCTGGTGGACTACTACCGCTTCTCCAAGAGCGAGATCTGGGCACGCGAGCGGGAAAAAGCCGCTGCCGATGCCGCTCGGGATCGCTTCGAGTTCCGTAACGAGCGCCAGGAGCGGGAGAAGCGCGAGAAGGCCGAACGCCTTGCAGCCAAGGCTGCCGCCACCAAGGCCAAACTGGCTGAAGAGGCCAAAGCCAAGGAAGGTGAGTCCGGCGCTGATACGGGCGCCAAAGCGGGTGAAGATGACGCCAAGGCCGCCTTGATCAAGGCGGCGCTGGAGCGGGCCAAACAGCAAAAGGCGCAGGTTCAGGCCAAGAACACCGACAACCTGCCGCCCGGCGTCGAAGCACAGATTGCCGAAGCCGAAGCACGGCGTCAGGCCGAGCTTGCGCCCGAAGTACCAGCCCAAGACACCCCGCCCGACGCACCGGAAAAACAGTGA
- a CDS encoding RnfABCDGE type electron transport complex subunit D — MFTSPFVRKPASVQQVMFTVLVALVPGVAIYVSQFGPGIVVNLLIASLAAIAAEALVLWLRKKPVGLYVTDLSAVVTAWLIALAFPPIIPAWILILATVLAVVAVKHLYGGLGQNPFNPAMAAYCLMIVAYPSAMSQWPPAGWMDLATHWQHIVGGNMDAITGATPLDAMRTGVRGNATVHDVLQGNAFGVLGGAGWEYIGLGYLVGGLFMWWRKTITWHLPVAFLAGMAAISGLFWLIDSTRYASPLFHLASGGALLAAFFIVTDPVSGASTPRGKLIFAAGIGVIAYFIRTFGAYPDGIAFAVLLMNICVPLIDMKTQPAVFGHKGSNGGAS, encoded by the coding sequence ATGTTCACGTCCCCCTTCGTACGCAAACCCGCCAGTGTCCAGCAGGTGATGTTCACCGTGCTGGTCGCACTCGTACCGGGCGTGGCCATCTACGTATCGCAGTTCGGGCCCGGCATTGTGGTGAACCTGCTGATCGCCTCGCTGGCCGCCATCGCCGCAGAGGCCCTCGTGCTGTGGTTGCGAAAGAAACCAGTCGGTCTTTATGTGACCGATCTGTCGGCAGTGGTCACGGCCTGGCTCATCGCACTGGCGTTTCCGCCCATCATTCCCGCCTGGATTCTCATCCTGGCGACGGTGCTGGCCGTGGTCGCCGTCAAGCACCTGTACGGCGGTCTGGGGCAAAACCCCTTCAACCCGGCCATGGCGGCTTACTGCCTGATGATCGTCGCGTATCCGTCTGCCATGTCCCAGTGGCCGCCTGCCGGCTGGATGGATCTGGCGACGCACTGGCAGCACATCGTCGGTGGCAACATGGACGCCATCACGGGCGCCACGCCGCTCGATGCGATGCGCACCGGTGTCCGTGGCAATGCCACTGTTCATGACGTTCTCCAGGGCAATGCATTCGGCGTGCTCGGTGGCGCGGGCTGGGAATACATCGGTCTTGGCTATCTCGTCGGCGGCCTCTTCATGTGGTGGCGCAAGACCATTACATGGCACCTGCCCGTGGCCTTTCTGGCCGGTATGGCTGCGATCTCGGGCCTGTTCTGGCTGATCGACAGCACTCGATACGCCTCTCCCCTGTTCCATCTGGCCAGCGGCGGCGCCCTGCTGGCGGCCTTCTTCATCGTGACTGATCCGGTCTCGGGCGCGAGTACGCCGCGCGGCAAACTCATCTTCGCGGCGGGCATCGGCGTCATTGCCTATTTCATCCGCACCTTCGGCGCGTATCCGGACGGTATTGCCTTTGCCGTTCTGCTCATGAACATCTGCGTTCCGCTCATCGACATGAAGACCCAACCCGCCGTCTTCGGACACAAAGGGTCGAACGGAGGGGCGTCATGA
- the rsxG gene encoding electron transport complex subunit RsxG — MSTTQYTAGRTAARTGAILTVFAALFTAAMAFTYSLTKPDIAAAVAETKRKLIAEVLPPDAYDNALLEDAIHLPANEKLGLDDGGTVYRAREAGSPVALIVEARAPNGYGGAIGMIVAVRTDGSLSGVRVTDHKETPGLGDYVDRKKDSNKASPWIDQFSGTSFETLPRDDWRVQKDGGRFIYRTGATISARAVIEAVAKTLDWTNAHREALFATPTGTTFKPNAGGEAK, encoded by the coding sequence ATGAGCACGACGCAATACACCGCCGGGCGCACCGCGGCCCGTACCGGCGCCATTCTGACCGTGTTCGCGGCCCTGTTCACGGCGGCCATGGCGTTCACCTACAGCCTCACCAAGCCGGACATCGCGGCGGCTGTTGCCGAAACGAAGCGCAAACTGATTGCCGAGGTGCTGCCGCCTGACGCCTATGACAACGCCCTGCTCGAAGACGCCATTCACCTGCCGGCCAATGAGAAGCTCGGGCTGGACGATGGCGGCACGGTCTATCGGGCGCGCGAAGCCGGCAGTCCGGTCGCCCTCATCGTCGAAGCCCGTGCGCCCAATGGCTATGGCGGCGCCATCGGCATGATCGTCGCCGTGCGTACCGACGGGAGCCTGTCGGGTGTGCGCGTGACCGATCACAAAGAGACGCCGGGGCTGGGGGACTACGTTGATCGCAAGAAAGACAGCAACAAGGCCAGCCCGTGGATCGATCAGTTCTCGGGCACGTCGTTCGAGACCCTGCCCCGTGACGATTGGCGCGTCCAGAAAGACGGGGGCCGGTTCATCTATCGCACCGGCGCGACGATCAGCGCACGCGCCGTGATCGAAGCCGTCGCCAAGACGCTCGACTGGACCAACGCCCACCGCGAGGCGCTGTTCGCCACGCCCACGGGCACCACCTTCAAGCCGAACGCTGGGGGGGAAGCGAAATGA
- the rsxE gene encoding electron transport complex subunit RsxE, whose product MIEFNRDNWINGLWKQNPGLVQLLGLCPILAVSTTMVNAVSLGVATILVMALANLGVAILRNFIPYEIRIPVFILVIASLVTVVDLLFNAYLHGLYLVLGIFIPLIVTNCIVLARIEAFAAKNNPVASTFDGIAQGIGLLWVLAVLGAVREFLGSGTLFGGIDLIIPEASAIKLLGDDYPGFLIAILPPGAFFALGCLIAAFNWLNLRKHEHKPAPATPVSTDATTAEA is encoded by the coding sequence ATGATCGAATTCAATCGGGACAACTGGATCAACGGGCTGTGGAAGCAGAACCCGGGGCTGGTCCAGCTGCTGGGGCTGTGCCCCATCCTTGCCGTCAGCACCACCATGGTCAATGCCGTGAGTCTGGGGGTGGCCACCATCCTGGTGATGGCGCTGGCCAACCTCGGCGTGGCCATCCTGCGCAACTTCATCCCCTACGAAATCCGCATCCCGGTGTTCATTCTGGTGATTGCGTCCTTGGTGACGGTGGTCGATCTGCTCTTCAACGCTTATCTGCACGGACTTTATCTCGTGCTCGGCATCTTCATTCCGCTGATCGTCACCAACTGCATCGTGCTCGCTCGCATCGAAGCCTTCGCCGCCAAGAACAACCCGGTTGCGTCCACCTTCGACGGCATCGCCCAAGGTATCGGCCTGCTCTGGGTGCTGGCCGTGCTGGGCGCCGTGCGCGAATTCCTGGGCTCGGGCACCCTGTTTGGCGGCATCGACCTCATCATCCCCGAGGCAAGTGCCATCAAGCTTCTGGGCGATGACTACCCGGGCTTCCTGATTGCCATCCTGCCCCCCGGGGCTTTCTTTGCGCTGGGTTGCCTGATCGCGGCATTCAACTGGCTCAACCTGCGCAAGCACGAGCACAAACCGGCACCCGCTACCCCGGTATCGACCGACGCCACCACGGCCGAGGCCTGA
- the nth gene encoding endonuclease III, with translation MTREAIAQMFERFAAANPSPQTELEYASPYQLLVAVVLSAQATDKSVNIATRGLFKAAPTPEAMVTLGEAGIAEHIKTIGLYRNKAKNVAALSHLLLERHLGDVPDTRDELVALPGVGRKTANVVLNTIFRQPAMAVDTHIFRVSNRTGLASGKNVDEVEQRLLKRVPKEFLLDAHHWLILHGRYTCTARKPKCGECIVRDLCNFKDKTDVPIERAPED, from the coding sequence ATGACGCGCGAGGCCATCGCGCAGATGTTCGAGCGCTTTGCCGCCGCCAACCCGTCTCCACAGACAGAACTCGAATACGCTTCGCCCTATCAGCTGCTGGTTGCCGTGGTGCTCTCCGCCCAGGCCACCGACAAGAGCGTGAACATCGCGACGCGCGGTCTCTTCAAGGCAGCCCCCACGCCCGAAGCCATGGTCACTCTGGGCGAAGCCGGTATTGCCGAGCACATCAAGACGATCGGTCTGTATCGCAACAAGGCCAAGAACGTCGCCGCACTCTCCCACCTGCTGCTGGAACGCCATCTGGGAGACGTCCCGGATACGCGCGATGAACTTGTCGCACTCCCCGGCGTCGGACGAAAAACCGCCAACGTTGTGCTCAACACCATCTTCAGGCAACCGGCCATGGCGGTCGATACACACATTTTTCGTGTGTCCAACCGGACCGGCCTGGCCAGTGGGAAGAACGTCGACGAGGTGGAACAACGCCTGCTCAAGCGGGTGCCCAAGGAATTCCTGCTCGACGCACATCATTGGCTGATTCTTCATGGCCGCTACACGTGCACCGCGCGCAAACCCAAATGTGGCGAATGCATCGTGCGCGACCTGTGCAATTTCAAGGACAAGACGGACGTGCCCATCGAGCGCGCCCCAGAGGACTGA
- a CDS encoding DUF1841 family protein: MFDPSRDQARQFFIEAWKKHRDGNVLTAMETMFIGIAEAHPEYHALLEDPEAIDKDFAPEDGQINPFLHLSLHLAVEEQLSIDQPPGLKPAFAQLQLKLGSRHDALHDVVECLGETIWRAQRDRQPPDGMAYVNAVRKRAGLPIAG; the protein is encoded by the coding sequence ATGTTCGACCCCAGCCGTGACCAGGCGCGCCAGTTTTTCATCGAGGCATGGAAGAAGCACCGCGACGGCAACGTCCTGACTGCCATGGAAACGATGTTCATCGGCATCGCCGAGGCGCACCCGGAATACCATGCCCTGCTCGAGGATCCCGAGGCCATCGACAAGGACTTTGCGCCCGAGGATGGCCAGATCAACCCTTTTCTGCACCTGTCGCTGCACCTGGCGGTGGAGGAGCAACTCTCCATTGACCAGCCGCCCGGCCTGAAGCCCGCCTTTGCTCAGCTTCAGCTCAAACTCGGCAGCCGGCACGATGCACTCCACGACGTGGTGGAATGTCTGGGTGAGACGATCTGGCGGGCACAGCGCGATCGCCAGCCGCCTGACGGCATGGCCTACGTGAACGCCGTACGCAAGCGCGCCGGGCTCCCCATCGCGGGCTGA
- a CDS encoding c-type cytochrome, protein MKLQWMAVLVATLACAPALAGGDPAAGKEKSAVCAACHGADGNSPTPMFPKLAGQHEDYLVRALTDYKLKNRKNEIMAGQVEPLSSQDIADLAAFFASQKGLVVKK, encoded by the coding sequence ATGAAGTTGCAATGGATGGCTGTTCTGGTCGCCACGCTCGCCTGTGCCCCGGCGCTGGCGGGAGGTGATCCGGCAGCCGGTAAGGAAAAATCCGCGGTGTGTGCCGCGTGCCACGGGGCGGACGGCAACAGTCCGACGCCCATGTTCCCCAAGCTGGCTGGCCAGCATGAGGACTATCTGGTACGCGCTCTCACTGATTACAAACTCAAGAATCGCAAGAATGAAATCATGGCAGGTCAGGTCGAGCCGCTGAGCTCGCAAGACATTGCCGATCTCGCGGCCTTCTTCGCGTCCCAGAAGGGGCTGGTCGTCAAGAAGTAA
- a CDS encoding c-type cytochrome: MKGQRFILAAVLAVASTATWAADGSAEAAKQKISMCVGCHGIPGYRTAFPSVYHVPKIGGQHPDYIVAALMAYKDGTRSHPTMQGIAASLSDQDMADLAAYYGSAQ, encoded by the coding sequence ATGAAGGGACAACGGTTCATCCTGGCTGCCGTGCTGGCAGTCGCGTCCACAGCCACATGGGCAGCCGATGGCAGTGCCGAAGCTGCAAAACAAAAAATTTCCATGTGTGTGGGCTGTCATGGCATTCCGGGCTATCGCACGGCGTTCCCGTCTGTGTATCACGTACCCAAAATCGGTGGTCAGCACCCCGACTACATCGTGGCTGCGCTCATGGCCTACAAAGACGGTACGCGCAGTCACCCAACGATGCAGGGCATTGCCGCCAGCCTGAGTGATCAGGACATGGCGGATCTGGCTGCTTACTACGGGAGTGCTCAATGA
- a CDS encoding SGNH/GDSL hydrolase family protein encodes MRGLRQVFTALCMAVMAQTGTAALLSSDYSQLVFFGDSLSDNGNVFALSGSTFPPPPYVDGRFSNGPVAAEYMADSLGLSLTDFAFGGAKTGFDVNGNDSFLWAEGLNGTGMQAQVGMFANALGGAPADPDALYGVWGGPNDYFEAGLTPDQSVANLMVVLGDLYSLGARNFFLPNMPDLGLTPSFLGTAEQGTMTAVSAGFNLLLDQALMSFRISTPDARVTTFDTFNFLRDVVADPASVGLAVVDAACIDSLACVLDPNEQSTYLFWDSVHPTTAAHQQLGLAFADAVARQIPEPSTALLSLLALGAFIAARRRVF; translated from the coding sequence ATGCGTGGCTTGCGTCAAGTCTTCACCGCATTGTGCATGGCCGTCATGGCTCAGACCGGCACGGCTGCCTTGCTGTCAAGCGACTATTCCCAACTCGTTTTTTTCGGCGACAGCCTTTCGGACAACGGAAACGTGTTCGCGCTGAGCGGAAGTACGTTCCCGCCGCCACCCTATGTGGATGGCCGGTTCAGCAATGGTCCGGTGGCGGCGGAGTACATGGCCGACTCGCTCGGGCTGAGTCTGACCGACTTTGCCTTTGGCGGTGCCAAGACCGGGTTCGACGTGAATGGCAACGATAGCTTTCTGTGGGCTGAGGGGCTGAACGGAACCGGTATGCAGGCGCAAGTGGGTATGTTTGCCAATGCGCTCGGTGGTGCGCCGGCGGATCCGGATGCCTTGTATGGCGTCTGGGGCGGGCCCAATGATTACTTCGAGGCCGGTCTGACGCCCGATCAGTCGGTGGCCAATCTGATGGTGGTCCTGGGGGATCTTTACTCGCTCGGTGCTCGAAATTTCTTCCTGCCGAACATGCCGGATCTGGGCCTGACGCCCTCTTTTCTCGGCACCGCTGAGCAAGGCACGATGACGGCGGTTTCGGCGGGATTCAATCTGCTGCTCGACCAGGCCTTGATGTCATTCCGGATCAGTACGCCGGACGCGCGCGTGACGACCTTTGACACCTTCAATTTCCTCCGGGATGTCGTGGCTGACCCGGCGAGTGTGGGCCTGGCCGTGGTCGATGCTGCCTGCATCGACTCGCTTGCCTGCGTCCTAGATCCCAATGAACAGAGTACCTACCTGTTCTGGGATAGCGTCCATCCCACAACCGCAGCCCATCAGCAACTGGGCCTGGCGTTTGCCGATGCGGTGGCCCGCCAGATACCGGAACCGTCGACTGCCTTGCTCTCACTGCTGGCCCTCGGCGCGTTCATCGCTGCAAGACGTCGTGTCTTCTGA
- a CDS encoding AAA family ATPase produces MRFEGSQNYVATDDLKLAVNAAITLERPLLIKGEPGTGKTMLAEEVAAALGVPLLQWHIKSTTKAQQGLYEYDAVSRLRDSQLGDDRVKDIGNYIVKGVLWQAFEQDTPCVVLIDEIDKADIEFPNDLLRELDRMEFHVYETRETIRARNRPIVFITSNNEKELPDAFLRRCFFHYIQFPDRETMQAIVDVHFPGIKKTLLTEALEVFFGLRDVPGLKKKPSTSELIDWLKLLMAEDIPAEVLHTHDQGEALPPLHGALLKNEQDVHLYERLLFMNRRNR; encoded by the coding sequence ATGCGCTTTGAAGGCAGTCAGAACTACGTCGCCACCGACGACCTGAAACTTGCGGTGAACGCCGCGATCACGCTCGAACGCCCTTTGTTGATCAAGGGCGAACCGGGCACCGGCAAGACCATGCTGGCAGAGGAAGTGGCAGCTGCGCTCGGGGTGCCGCTGCTTCAGTGGCACATCAAATCGACCACCAAGGCTCAACAGGGGCTTTACGAGTACGACGCGGTGTCGCGGCTGCGCGACTCGCAGCTGGGTGATGATCGGGTCAAGGACATCGGCAACTACATCGTCAAGGGTGTGCTGTGGCAGGCTTTTGAACAAGACACGCCGTGCGTGGTCCTGATCGACGAGATCGACAAGGCGGATATCGAATTCCCCAACGATCTGCTGCGCGAGCTCGATCGCATGGAGTTTCATGTGTATGAGACACGCGAGACGATCCGGGCGCGCAACCGGCCGATCGTGTTCATCACCTCCAACAATGAGAAGGAACTGCCGGACGCGTTTCTGCGCCGGTGCTTCTTTCACTACATCCAGTTCCCCGACCGGGAGACGATGCAGGCCATCGTTGATGTGCACTTTCCCGGCATCAAGAAAACGCTGCTGACCGAGGCGCTGGAGGTTTTCTTCGGCCTTCGGGATGTTCCGGGGCTCAAGAAGAAACCGTCCACATCGGAATTGATCGACTGGCTGAAGCTCTTGATGGCCGAAGACATTCCAGCGGAAGTGTTGCATACACACGATCAGGGCGAGGCCTTGCCTCCGCTTCACGGGGCACTGCTCAAGAACGAGCAGGACGTTCACCTCTATGAGCGACTGCTCTTCATGAACCGGCGCAACCGCTGA